TAAAATTCCAGCGACCCAAACCCAAAACAATGCTCCAGGACCACCAATACACGCAGCTGTAACAATCCCTACAACGTTGCCAATACCGATATTCCCACTTGCAGATGCAAAAAATACCTTTAATGGATGCACTCCTCTTTCTTCTGTCTTATTTTTAGACGACCCCTGAGAGTATTGGTAAAATAGCCTGCAGAATTGAGGAAACTGAGTGAATTGAGCAAAACGCGATTTCCATGAAAAGCTTATCCCCAATAAGAGAATCATGAGAAAAGCCACGTATGACCAAAAGAAGTCATCGAAAGTTGCGAGTAAAGACAGGATTGCATTCATTGTAAAAAATTTTTTAAATATTTTAAATAGAGCTCTTTATTCAGAAGATAAGGCAACTATTATCTCTATTTTATCTTTTGTTTAGTAGGAAAATAAAGCTTGTATATGAAGATTAAAGTTCCTAAAGAGATAAAAATATCCGCGAAATTAAATGTTGGGAAAAACCAACGTTTATAACCAATAGAAATAAAGTCTACGACATGTCTGTAGAATACAATATCCCCAACGTTGCCAATAGCTCCAGAACAAAGGAGAATTAGGGAAAAACGGATAGCAGGGGAGGAGGTTTTCTTCCTTAAGAAAAGGAAGGCTAGAATACCTAAAATAATTGTTATACGTATAAAGAATAAGAAATATTTATATTTTGCAAACAACCCAAAAGCTGCACCCTCGTTAAAAGTAGGGCAAATACAGAAAAGGAGCTTTCCCCAACTATATTGATATAGTATGGGGTTAGCATCAGGCAGATTCCCTAGATACAGCAAAACAGCTAATTTAGTCACCCAATCAATAAGGACAAAACAGGCAATAGCAAGAAAAGTAGATCGGGAGCGACTAGACATTAGGGTTAGTTTCCATAAAGTAGGCCTTTCTCAAACTGTGATTGGGCTTTGACTGTCATTGTAGCGTAGGGGATGGCCATTAACCGTGCCAAAGGAATTTCTTCGCCACTGACATCACAGATACCGTAGGAAGACTCCTCAATTTTTTCTAAAGCTCGATTGATTTGTCGTAACAACTCATACTCTTTAGTTGTGACCTCTAAGCTGATTGTTCTATCGAAAGTATCGGTACCCTGATCAGCCTGGTGTTGAGAATATCCAGTAGCTTCGTTAGGTTTTTTGACTTCTTGAGCATTGCCTTCTAGCGTATGCGATAGCTTATATTTCATCTCTAGAAGCCTTTGTTTAAAGTTAGCTATTTCGTCCTCAGACAACGGCATAGTTTGTTCTCCTTAACCTTAAAATAATAACTATTTTTCCATATCCGGAGTTGCAGATAGCAAAACTTCCATTAATTCGCCAACATCTTTGAATCTTCTG
Above is a genomic segment from Chlamydia abortus containing:
- a CDS encoding TraR/DksA family transcriptional regulator; protein product: MPLSEDEIANFKQRLLEMKYKLSHTLEGNAQEVKKPNEATGYSQHQADQGTDTFDRTISLEVTTKEYELLRQINRALEKIEESSYGICDVSGEEIPLARLMAIPYATMTVKAQSQFEKGLLYGN
- the lspA gene encoding signal peptidase II — its product is MSSRSRSTFLAIACFVLIDWVTKLAVLLYLGNLPDANPILYQYSWGKLLFCICPTFNEGAAFGLFAKYKYFLFFIRITIILGILAFLFLRKKTSSPAIRFSLILLCSGAIGNVGDIVFYRHVVDFISIGYKRWFFPTFNFADIFISLGTLIFIYKLYFPTKQKIK